In Helicoverpa armigera isolate CAAS_96S chromosome 20, ASM3070526v1, whole genome shotgun sequence, one DNA window encodes the following:
- the LOC110376453 gene encoding N-acetylneuraminate lyase: MVSFTARGLMPPVFTPLNDDLTINYGIIPAYAKFLADSGIKSVLVGGTTGEHMSLSVADRKKVIDAWVAVAKTTGLHIQVQVGGAPLADVTELARYCQQVGANSLLTLPELYFKPASVQDLVFYVSQVAKAAPKLPVLYYHIPSMSKVEINMPAFVSAATVSIPNFKGIKFTSNDLSEGAQVLRTLKDGQEMFLGADTLLAPAALLGIKSSIGTSFNLFPKLAQEILDAVEKNDIAKARALQEKLSLAIEAHTCEGPWVPIMKAGMEIATGIKVGPPSLPQKPLSAEAKQRIRTKLSTLGLSK; the protein is encoded by the exons ATG GTGTCCTTCACAGCCCGTGGTTTAATGCCCCCAGTGTTCACTCCGCTGAACGATGATCTGACCATCAACTATGGAATCATCCCAGCTTATGCTAAGTTCCTGGCCGATTCAGGAATTAAGTCTGTATTGG TTGGAGGCACAACAGGCGAGCACATGTCTCTATCGGTGGCAGATAGGAAGAAGGTCATAGATGCCTGGGTTGCCGTCGCCAAGACCACCGGTCTCCATATACAGGTGCAAGTGGGGGGAGCACCGTTGGCTGATGTTACTGAGCTg GCTCGTTACTGCCAGCAAGTGGGTGCGAACTCCCTACTAACACTGCCGGAGCTGTACTTCAAGCCGGCGTCGGTCCAGGACCTGGTATTCTACGTGTCTCAGGTCGCGAAGGCGGCTCCTAAGCTGCCGGTGCTGTATTACCATATACCGAGTATGAGTAAGGTTGAGA TCAACATGCCAGCATTCGTATCCGCGGCTACAGTCAGCATCCCCAACTTCAAGGGCATCAAGTTCACGTCGAACGACCTGAGCGAGGGCGCGCAAGTACTGCGGACCCTTAAGGATGGACAGGAGATGTTCCTCGGAGCTGATACT CTCCTCGCGCCTGCAGCGCTCCTAGGCATCAAATCTAGCATCGGGACAAGTTTCAACCTGTTCCCTAAGCTTGCCCAAGAAATCCTGGATGCCGTTGAGAAGAATGACATCGCCAAGGCTAGAGCTCTACAGGAAAAACTAAGCTTGGCCATTGAAGCTCATACTTGTGAAG GACCCTGGGTGCCCATCATGAAGGCTGGTATGGAGATAGCCACGGGCATCAAGGTCGGACCCCCATCTTTACCCCAAAAGCCACTGTCAGCTGAAGCCAAGCAAAGGATCAGAACCAAACTGTCCACATTAGGCCTTAGCAAGTAA
- the LOC110376448 gene encoding SAGA-associated factor 11 homolog, translated as MKMNTISSELSMHDLNVRFFEIMQSENNAEAAANYIFEAVCDDVTLGFAFEFHHGLKTGLTDLIEGEKEEEEPYKIVSTPECDVFGFSMMKKTPDSNCSCPNCERPVSATRFAPHLEKCMGMGRNSSRIASRRIASNSREPTSYAGLLSDDEDDVDWSGGSVQNERRKRRIKNNNNRKPNKMHKHNNGTTNADANDGGATYETMTANEKKNLLQQICGVVSEHTKKLCTRSTRCPQHTEEQRRALRNSVLEPSTPESQSMALAAEEAGSPPDSSPSSSCSSSSRKRDRHRAPPKSKNKRERNISPNTRD; from the exons ATGAAAATGAATACTATATCCAGTGAGTTGAGTATGCATGATTTGAACGTTAGATTTTTTGAGATAATGCAAAGTGAAAATAATGCAGAAGCTGCAGCAAATTACATATTCGAAGCAGTATGTGACGATGTGACCCTAGGATTTGCTTTCGAGTTCCACCATGGCCTGAAGACTGGCCTAACAGACTTGATAGAGGGTGAGAAAGAGGAAGAGGAACCTTACAAGATAGTGAGCACGCCAGAATGTGACGTTTTCGGCTTCTCAATGATGAAAAAGACTCCAGATTCAAATTGTTCCTGTCCGAATTGTGAAAGGCCAGTTTCAGCTACTAGATTTGCTCCTCATCTAGAAAAATGCATGG GCATGGGCCGCAACAGCTCTCGCATAGCTTCCCGCCGCATCGCTTCCAACAGCCGAGAGCCAACCTCCTACGCGGGGCTCCTAAGCGATGATGAAGACGACGTCGACTGGTCAGGGGGCTCCGTGCAAAACGAACGGCGGAAACGCAGGATCAAGAACAACAATAATAGGAAACCTAATAAAATGCATAA GCACAACAACGGCACGACGAACGCGGACGCGAACGACGGTGGCGCCACCTACGAAACGATGACCGCTAACGAGAAGAAGAATTTGCTGCAGCAGATCTGCGGCGTCGTTTCCGAGCACACTAAGAAACTTTGCactag atcaaCTCGCTGTCCACAACACACCGAAGAACAGAGGCGCGCTCTCCGCAACAGCGTGCTAGAGCCCTCCACTCCCGAGTCGCAGAGCATGGCGCTCGCGGCCGAGGAGGCGGGGTCGCCGCCCGACTCCAGCCCCTCCTCCTCCTGCTCGTCCTCCAGTCGCAAGCGCGACCGCCACCGCGCCCCGCCCAAGTCCAAAAACAAGAGAGAACGCAATATATCCCCTAACACAAGAGATTAA
- the LOC110376430 gene encoding N-acetylneuraminate lyase, producing the protein MLAAFLQEKLVKSRAFDVQGVLAPVFTPFVESGSIDFSIIPGYMAYLNENHINGILVGGTTGEGMSLSVHERKSLLEAWIAAARPFGTKVIAQVGGAPLPDVLELATHAENLKADGIMTLPELYYKPKTVDQLVCYLQRVSAAAPTLPIVYYHFPMMTGVDVSVPKLFQEASTRIPNFKGVKADLGVAMEVAHLLREDQKIFIANHHIAPSVLMGHDTSIATVTNLFPDLVLSIVSAVKNDDVIKARALQKRLNDLVNAIAAEGDFVPAMKAAMELVTGIRMGQTRPPLVSFNNEQRMRLRETLIRLDIKLQNTD; encoded by the exons ATGCTTGCGGCTTTCTTACAGGAAAAGCTTGTCAAGTCTAGA GCTTTTGACGTCCAAGGAGTTTTGGCGCCGGTATTCACACCCTTCGTGGAGTCCGGGAGTATTGACTTCTCGATCATTCCTGGTTATATGGCGTATTTGAACGAGAACCATATAAATGGGATTCTTG TAGGTGGCACAACCGGAGAAGGCATGTCGCTGAGTGTACACGAGAGGAAGTCACTCCTGGAAGCCTGGATAGCAGCTGCCAGGCCCTTTGGTACTAAAGTCATCGCACAAGTTGGAGGTGCACCATTGCCTGATGTATTAGAACTG GCGACTCACGCAGAGAACCTGAAAGCTGATGGCATCATGACCCTTCCGGAACTGTACTATAAGCCGAAAACCGTGGATCAATTAGTCTGTTACCTGCAGCGAGTATCCGCGGCAGCGCCGACTCTGCCTATTGTTTACTATCACTTCCCTATGATGACTGGAGTTGATG TAAGCGTGCCCAAACTATTTCAAGAAGCCTCAACGAGGATACCAAACTTCAAAGGAGTCAAGGCCGACTTAGGAGTGGCGATGGAAGTAGCACACCTGCTAAGAGAAGACCAGAAGATATTCATAGCTAACCAT CATATCGCCCCATCGGTGCTCATGGGCCACGACACAAGCATAGCGACAGTCACCAATTTGTTCCCAGACCTCGTCCTCAGCATTGTAAGCGCGGTGAAGAATGATGACGTGATAAAGGCGAGAGCCCTTCAGAAGAGACTGAATGATCTAGTCAACGCTATAGCTGCagaag GTGACTTCGTGCCTGCTATGAAGGCAGCTATGGAGTTGGTGACCGGCATCCGAATGGGCCAGACGCGGCCACCTCTAGTTTCATTCAACAATGAACAGAGAATGCGCTTGAGAGAAACCTTGATCCGTTTAGATATTAAGCTTCAAAATACTGACTAA